A region from the Mesorhizobium sp. J8 genome encodes:
- a CDS encoding class I SAM-dependent methyltransferase, with amino-acid sequence MTSSFTVHAASGYEQLMGRWSRRLAPKFIDFAGLGGGEKILDVGCGTGSLTFELAKSGDLAEIQAIDFSPVFVAAAREKNTDPRITISQADATALPFADNVFDRALALLVLHFVPEAGKAVAEMRRVVRPGGVVAAVVWDHYGGMTGMRMIIDTIAALSESGRQMRSRYCFQPMMQPGEMKRTFVEQGLVDVTEAELTIRMDYADFDDLWAPIGAGEGPLGRYMTTLDAAEQKRVEAAMRDAYQAGRPDGPRSFANVAWACRGIVP; translated from the coding sequence ATGACATCAAGCTTCACCGTTCACGCCGCGTCCGGCTATGAGCAGCTCATGGGGCGCTGGAGCCGGAGGCTCGCGCCGAAATTCATCGACTTCGCCGGCCTGGGCGGCGGCGAAAAAATCCTCGACGTCGGCTGCGGCACCGGCAGCCTGACCTTCGAACTGGCGAAATCCGGTGATCTCGCCGAGATCCAGGCCATCGACTTCTCGCCGGTGTTCGTCGCGGCGGCGAGGGAGAAAAACACCGATCCGCGCATCACAATCAGCCAGGCCGATGCCACGGCGCTGCCTTTCGCCGACAACGTGTTCGACCGCGCGCTGGCGCTGCTGGTGCTGCACTTCGTGCCCGAGGCCGGCAAGGCGGTGGCCGAGATGCGCCGGGTGGTGCGGCCCGGCGGCGTGGTCGCTGCGGTCGTCTGGGATCACTATGGCGGCATGACCGGCATGCGCATGATCATCGACACCATAGCGGCGCTCAGCGAAAGCGGGCGCCAGATGCGCAGCCGCTATTGCTTCCAGCCGATGATGCAGCCGGGCGAGATGAAACGCACCTTTGTCGAGCAGGGTCTCGTCGACGTCACCGAAGCCGAGCTGACGATCCGGATGGACTACGCGGATTTCGACGACCTCTGGGCGCCGATCGGCGCCGGTGAAGGCCCGCTCGGCAGATACATGACCACGCTGGACGCGGCCGAGCAGAAGCGCGTCGAGGCCGCCATGCGCGATGCCTATCAGGCCGGCCGGCCCGACGGGCCGCGATCCTTCGCCAATGTCGCCTGGGCCTGCCGAGGCATCGTGCCCTGA
- the iolG gene encoding inositol 2-dehydrogenase, giving the protein MTLRFALLGAGRIGKVHARAVASNPQARLVAVADAFEKAATELASAYGAEVRTIDAIEKAKDIDAVIICTPTDTHADLIERFAKAGKAIFCEKPIDLSVERVEKCLAVVEQTGATLMVGFNRRFDPHFAAVRKAIDDGAIGDVEMVTITSRDPGAPPLDYIARSGGIFRDMTIHDFDMARFLLGEEPVAVSAHASVLVDKKIGEAGDFDSVSVILETASGKQAVISNSRRATYGYDQRIEVHGSKGMVAAENQRPVSIELANDKGYTRPPLHDFFMTRYIDAYANEISSFIAAATAGEKAAPSGKDGLVALKLADAALESAKTGKTIRIA; this is encoded by the coding sequence ATGACACTCCGCTTCGCTCTCCTCGGCGCCGGCCGTATCGGCAAGGTGCATGCCCGCGCCGTCGCCTCCAACCCGCAGGCCAGGCTGGTGGCCGTGGCCGACGCCTTCGAGAAAGCGGCGACGGAGCTCGCCTCCGCCTATGGCGCGGAAGTCCGCACCATCGATGCCATCGAGAAGGCCAAGGACATCGACGCCGTCATCATCTGCACGCCGACCGACACCCATGCCGATCTGATCGAGCGCTTCGCCAAGGCCGGCAAGGCGATCTTCTGCGAGAAGCCGATCGACCTCTCGGTCGAGCGCGTCGAGAAATGCCTGGCGGTGGTCGAGCAGACCGGCGCCACGCTGATGGTCGGCTTCAACCGCCGCTTCGACCCGCATTTCGCCGCCGTCCGCAAGGCGATCGACGACGGCGCCATCGGCGACGTCGAGATGGTCACCATCACGTCGCGCGATCCTGGCGCCCCGCCGCTCGACTACATCGCCCGCTCCGGCGGCATCTTTCGCGATATGACCATCCATGATTTCGACATGGCCCGCTTCCTGCTGGGCGAAGAACCCGTCGCTGTCAGCGCCCATGCTTCGGTACTGGTCGACAAGAAGATCGGTGAAGCGGGCGATTTCGATTCGGTCAGCGTCATCCTCGAGACGGCGTCCGGCAAGCAGGCCGTCATCTCCAACTCGCGCCGCGCCACCTATGGCTATGACCAGCGCATTGAGGTGCATGGCTCCAAGGGCATGGTCGCGGCCGAGAACCAGCGGCCGGTGTCGATCGAGCTCGCCAACGACAAGGGCTACACCCGCCCGCCGCTGCACGACTTTTTCATGACCCGCTACATCGACGCCTATGCCAACGAGATCTCATCCTTCATTGCCGCGGCAACTGCGGGCGAGAAGGCGGCGCCGAGCGGCAAGGATGGTCTCGTTGCACTGAAGCTGGCGGACGCGGCCTTGGAATCGGCGAAGACGGGCAAGACCATCCGTATCGCCTGA
- a CDS encoding ATP-binding cassette domain-containing protein: MSDIVLKTENLTKHYGGVHALQEANFELRKGEHVAIMGDNGAGKSTFVRQITGVEQRTSGKIWFDGKEVNFSGPIEAREAGIETVFQNLALADDLDVPSNLFLGREKVLFNLGPFSILDRKAMRKATEAALVRTAVKIPNLSSTIRHMSGGQRQCVAIARTATFASKLIIMDEPTAALGVQETAQVENIIRTLKENGEPLILVSHNMRQVFDLVDRIVVFRRGRIVANLRKQDTDGNDIVAYITGAKTGQAELQAA; encoded by the coding sequence ATGTCCGATATCGTTCTGAAGACCGAAAACCTCACCAAGCACTATGGCGGCGTGCATGCGCTGCAAGAGGCGAATTTCGAGCTGCGCAAGGGCGAGCATGTCGCCATCATGGGCGACAACGGCGCCGGCAAGTCTACCTTCGTGCGCCAGATCACCGGCGTCGAGCAGCGCACCAGCGGCAAGATCTGGTTCGACGGCAAGGAGGTGAATTTCTCCGGCCCGATCGAGGCGCGCGAGGCGGGCATCGAGACCGTGTTCCAGAACCTCGCTCTGGCCGACGACCTGGACGTGCCGTCGAACCTGTTCCTCGGCCGTGAGAAGGTGCTGTTCAACCTCGGCCCCTTCTCGATCCTCGACCGCAAGGCGATGCGCAAGGCGACCGAAGCAGCGCTTGTCCGCACGGCGGTGAAGATACCCAACCTCTCCAGCACCATCCGCCACATGTCGGGCGGCCAGCGCCAGTGCGTGGCGATCGCCAGGACCGCGACCTTCGCCTCCAAGCTGATCATCATGGACGAGCCGACGGCGGCGCTCGGGGTGCAGGAGACCGCGCAGGTCGAGAACATCATCCGCACGTTGAAGGAAAACGGCGAGCCGCTGATCCTGGTCAGCCACAACATGCGCCAGGTGTTCGACCTGGTCGACCGCATCGTCGTCTTCCGCCGCGGCCGCATCGTCGCCAATTTGCGCAAGCAGGACACCGACGGCAACGACATCGTCGCCTACATCACCGGCGCCAAGACCGGACAGGCGGAGCTTCAGGCCGCCTGA
- a CDS encoding SDR family oxidoreductase: MNGLAGRNSETRAIVTGGAQGIGFAVAEALADEGCRALALVGRSQEKGDKAVAVLKKSGVDAIFISADVAKVADCKRAVEAAIEHFGTLNALVNAAATSARGSLVETTEELFDQIFDTNVRGPFFLMQGLVTHLLERNAPGSIVNVLSMSAHAGQSFLTPYSTSKGALMTLTKNVASAYRKNRIRCNAVLPGWMDTEGEAIVQKKWHDAPDDWLEKAEAAQPMGQLVKPAQLARLITYMLSPQAGVMTGSLVDYDQNIAGVIGE; the protein is encoded by the coding sequence ATGAACGGTTTGGCCGGTCGCAATTCGGAAACGCGCGCCATCGTCACCGGCGGTGCGCAGGGCATCGGCTTCGCCGTCGCGGAAGCGCTTGCCGACGAGGGCTGCCGCGCGCTGGCGCTGGTCGGCCGCTCGCAGGAGAAAGGCGACAAGGCGGTCGCGGTGCTGAAGAAGAGCGGCGTCGACGCCATCTTCATCAGCGCCGATGTCGCCAAGGTCGCCGACTGCAAGCGCGCCGTCGAGGCGGCGATCGAGCATTTCGGAACGCTGAACGCGCTGGTCAACGCCGCCGCCACGTCCGCGCGCGGCTCGTTGGTGGAGACCACCGAGGAACTGTTCGACCAGATATTCGATACCAATGTGCGCGGGCCCTTCTTCCTGATGCAGGGCCTTGTCACACACCTCCTGGAGCGCAACGCGCCGGGCTCGATCGTCAATGTGCTGTCGATGTCGGCGCATGCCGGCCAGTCCTTCCTGACGCCCTATTCGACCAGCAAGGGCGCGCTGATGACGCTGACCAAGAATGTCGCGAGCGCCTATCGGAAGAACCGCATCCGCTGCAACGCGGTGCTGCCCGGCTGGATGGACACCGAGGGCGAGGCGATCGTGCAGAAGAAATGGCACGATGCGCCCGACGACTGGTTGGAAAAGGCCGAAGCCGCGCAGCCGATGGGCCAGTTGGTGAAGCCCGCTCAGCTCGCCCGGCTGATCACCTATATGCTGAGTCCCCAGGCCGGTGTGATGACCGGCTCGTTGGTCGATTATGACCAGAACATTGCCGGCGTGATCGGGGAGTAG
- a CDS encoding sugar ABC transporter substrate-binding protein, whose translation MKKLLLGVALSALMCSSAFAAKIGVSMARFDDNFLTVLRNGMIAQAKGMSGVELQVEDAQNDVAKQLDQIKNFAASGVDAIIVNPVDTSATQAMSDAAAAAKIPLVYVNRQPINVDTLPDNQAFVASNEAESGTLETKEVCRLFKEAGKKEANVYVIMGELSNQAAVQRTKDIEEVIATPDCNFIKIIDKQTSNWQRDQAQNLMTNWLSAAKQFDGVIANNDESAIGAIQAMKAANIDMKTMVVGGVDATQDALAAMQAGDLKVTVFQDAAGQGAGALDAALKLAKGEKVEHKVYIPFQLVTPANIDKFLKKN comes from the coding sequence ATGAAGAAACTTCTTTTGGGCGTCGCGCTTTCGGCGCTGATGTGTTCATCCGCCTTCGCCGCCAAGATCGGTGTTTCGATGGCGCGTTTCGACGACAACTTCCTGACTGTGCTGCGCAACGGCATGATCGCTCAGGCCAAGGGCATGAGCGGTGTCGAGCTGCAGGTCGAGGACGCGCAGAACGATGTCGCCAAGCAGCTCGACCAGATCAAGAACTTCGCCGCTTCGGGCGTCGACGCCATCATCGTCAACCCGGTCGACACCTCGGCCACCCAGGCGATGTCCGACGCCGCGGCCGCCGCCAAGATCCCGCTGGTTTACGTCAACCGCCAGCCGATCAATGTCGATACGCTGCCGGACAACCAAGCCTTCGTCGCGTCGAATGAGGCCGAATCCGGCACGCTCGAGACCAAGGAAGTCTGCCGCTTGTTCAAGGAAGCCGGCAAGAAGGAAGCCAATGTCTATGTGATCATGGGCGAGCTTTCCAACCAGGCCGCGGTGCAGCGCACCAAGGACATCGAGGAAGTGATCGCCACGCCGGACTGCAACTTCATCAAGATCATCGACAAGCAGACCTCGAACTGGCAGCGCGACCAGGCGCAGAACCTGATGACCAACTGGCTGTCGGCCGCCAAGCAGTTCGATGGCGTCATTGCCAACAACGACGAAAGCGCAATCGGCGCCATCCAGGCGATGAAGGCCGCCAACATCGACATGAAGACCATGGTCGTGGGCGGTGTCGACGCGACCCAGGACGCGCTCGCGGCGATGCAGGCAGGTGACTTGAAGGTGACCGTGTTCCAGGACGCGGCCGGTCAAGGCGCCGGCGCGCTCGACGCGGCGCTGAAGCTCGCCAAGGGCGAGAAGGTGGAACACAAGGTCTACATCCCGTTCCAGCTCGTCACGCCGGCGAACATCGACAAGTTCTTGAAGAAGAACTGA
- a CDS encoding helix-turn-helix transcriptional regulator — protein MRKASRLFEIIQILRLARKPVTAATIAERLEVTMRSVYRDIAALQAMRVPIEGERGIGYILRPGFDLPPLMFSIEEMEAIVLSLALLERTGDDELKQAAKRVGAKIAGAVPPPLRQTLDANALHAWGFAAPSASAVDLALVRRAIRDEEKLSLSYRDEAGRATNRIIRPVALIYYAETANIVAWCELRQAIRNFRSDRIEDCRPAGLWFKGEGDRLRQVWVDGWEINAAAAVGN, from the coding sequence ATGCGCAAGGCCTCGCGCCTGTTCGAGATCATCCAGATCCTGCGGCTGGCCAGGAAACCGGTGACGGCGGCGACGATCGCGGAGCGGCTGGAGGTGACCATGCGCTCGGTCTATCGCGACATTGCAGCGCTTCAGGCGATGCGCGTGCCGATCGAGGGCGAGCGCGGTATCGGTTACATCCTGCGGCCCGGCTTCGACCTGCCGCCGCTGATGTTCTCGATCGAGGAGATGGAGGCGATCGTGCTCTCGCTGGCGCTGCTCGAGCGCACCGGCGACGACGAGCTCAAACAGGCGGCCAAACGCGTCGGCGCCAAGATCGCCGGCGCGGTGCCGCCGCCCTTGCGGCAGACGCTCGACGCCAATGCGCTACACGCCTGGGGTTTTGCAGCACCTTCCGCCTCCGCGGTCGACCTCGCGCTGGTCCGCCGCGCCATCCGCGACGAGGAGAAGCTTAGCCTCTCCTACCGCGACGAAGCGGGGCGGGCGACGAACCGCATCATCCGCCCGGTCGCGCTGATCTATTATGCCGAGACCGCCAACATCGTCGCCTGGTGCGAATTGCGCCAGGCCATCCGCAATTTCCGCAGCGACCGGATCGAGGACTGCCGGCCGGCGGGCCTGTGGTTCAAAGGCGAGGGCGACCGGCTGCGGCAGGTCTGGGTCGACGGCTGGGAGATCAATGCCGCAGCCGCCGTCGGCAATTGA
- a CDS encoding ABC transporter permease has translation MSQTSHGIGGLSYDAKKRPWPAEFNVFLALVILVGLFELIGRVFLGDSFLFNTRPNVDAIFNEQRLQIIILQVSIVGIIAIGVTQVIISGGIDLSSGSVVGATAMIAMSFAQVATVNGNPNPKAMFLAYGWVDLPVLVPLLVAIGCGLIAGLVNGMLIAYTRIPPFIATLGMMVTARGIAKWWSKGEPISFPTDSFAAIGKGLMPVVIFISLAILFQLILTYTKYGKHCYAIGSNEDAARMSGIKIANHKVLVYVIAAILASLAAVVLCSKNLTAQSGMGVMYELDAIAMAVIGGVSLSGGRGSIIGTVIGSLIFGVIISGFTFLRLDAYYQEMVKGVIIVGAVVLDQWRQRRRAIGA, from the coding sequence GTGTCACAGACATCGCATGGCATTGGCGGATTGAGTTATGACGCCAAGAAGCGCCCATGGCCGGCCGAGTTCAATGTGTTCCTGGCGCTCGTCATCCTGGTCGGCCTGTTCGAATTGATCGGCCGTGTCTTCCTCGGCGACAGTTTCCTGTTCAACACGCGTCCGAACGTTGACGCGATCTTCAACGAACAGCGCCTGCAGATCATCATCCTGCAGGTTTCGATCGTCGGCATCATCGCCATCGGCGTCACTCAGGTCATCATCAGCGGCGGCATCGACCTGTCTTCCGGCTCGGTCGTCGGCGCCACGGCCATGATCGCGATGAGCTTTGCCCAGGTGGCGACCGTCAACGGCAATCCCAACCCCAAGGCCATGTTCCTTGCCTATGGCTGGGTCGATCTGCCCGTCCTCGTGCCCTTGCTTGTCGCCATAGGCTGCGGCCTCATCGCCGGCCTGGTCAACGGTATGCTGATCGCCTATACGCGCATCCCGCCCTTCATCGCTACGCTCGGCATGATGGTCACCGCTCGCGGCATCGCCAAATGGTGGTCCAAGGGCGAGCCGATCTCGTTTCCGACCGACAGCTTCGCCGCGATCGGCAAGGGCCTGATGCCGGTCGTCATCTTCATCTCGCTGGCGATCCTGTTCCAGCTCATCTTGACCTACACGAAATATGGCAAGCACTGCTACGCCATCGGCTCCAACGAGGATGCCGCGCGCATGTCCGGCATCAAGATCGCCAACCACAAGGTGCTGGTCTACGTCATCGCCGCCATCCTCGCCTCCTTGGCCGCTGTGGTGCTCTGCTCCAAGAACCTCACCGCCCAGTCCGGCATGGGCGTCATGTATGAACTCGACGCCATCGCCATGGCCGTCATCGGCGGCGTCTCGCTCTCGGGCGGCCGTGGCTCGATCATCGGCACCGTGATCGGCTCGCTGATCTTCGGCGTCATCATTTCCGGCTTCACCTTCCTGCGGCTCGACGCCTATTATCAGGAGATGGTCAAGGGCGTGATCATCGTCGGCGCGGTCGTTCTCGATCAATGGCGCCAGCGCCGCCGCGCGATAGGAGCTTGA
- a CDS encoding LysE family translocator, which yields MSYGENLWLFFVLLFGIIAVPGMDMLFVLANALTGGSNRGLAATAGIMLGGAVHTLNGAVGVGLLMHFVPVLFTPLLVAGAAYMAYIGVSLMRSSITVGDDAPEGSRSAWKAFRQGLVTCLINPKAYLFILAVYPQFLKPAYGPIWMQAAIMGLLTVATQAAIYGGLAVTAGRSRGLLVDNPRATILAGRGAGLLLFAVSMFTAWEGLRAA from the coding sequence ATGAGCTATGGCGAAAACCTCTGGCTGTTCTTCGTGCTTCTGTTCGGCATCATCGCCGTTCCGGGCATGGACATGCTGTTCGTGCTGGCCAATGCGCTTACCGGCGGCAGCAACCGGGGCCTGGCGGCCACCGCCGGCATCATGCTCGGCGGCGCGGTGCACACGCTGAACGGGGCGGTCGGCGTCGGCCTGCTCATGCATTTCGTGCCGGTGCTGTTCACGCCGCTGCTGGTCGCCGGCGCCGCCTATATGGCCTATATCGGCGTTTCGCTGATGCGCAGCTCGATCACTGTCGGCGATGACGCGCCCGAAGGCAGCCGCTCGGCCTGGAAGGCGTTTCGCCAGGGCCTTGTCACCTGCCTGATCAATCCGAAAGCCTATCTCTTCATCCTTGCCGTCTATCCGCAATTCCTGAAGCCGGCCTACGGCCCGATCTGGATGCAGGCGGCCATCATGGGACTGCTGACGGTCGCCACGCAGGCGGCAATCTATGGCGGGCTCGCCGTCACCGCCGGCCGCAGCCGTGGGCTGCTGGTCGACAATCCGAGGGCGACCATCCTGGCCGGGCGCGGCGCCGGACTGCTTTTGTTTGCCGTTTCGATGTTCACAGCGTGGGAGGGGCTGAGGGCGGCGTGA
- a CDS encoding 3-deoxy-7-phosphoheptulonate synthase gives MLTTTDDLRVKELKVLSTPDEVMREIPRSLTATRTVAASRNAIHSILTGADDRLVVIVGPCSIHDPVAAVDYASRLAALREALADRLEIVMRVYFEKPRTTVGWKGLINDPDLDGSFNIDKGLRMARNVLSAVNNLGLPAATEFLDMTTPQYIADLVAWGAIGARTTESQIHRELASGLSCPVGFKNGTDGNLRIAGEAVKSAAQPHHFMAVTKGGRSAIAATTGNEDCHVILRGGIQPNYDAASVDAAAAELGRIGVAPRLMIDVSHANSAKKPENQPKVAHDVAGQVAAGDERIIGVMIESNLVAGRQDVVPGKPLVYGQSITDGCIDWATTETVLHGLAGAVEWRRSVKRELLASRQGAA, from the coding sequence GTGTTGACCACCACAGACGACCTTCGGGTCAAGGAACTCAAAGTCCTGAGCACGCCGGACGAGGTGATGCGCGAGATACCGCGCTCGCTCACGGCGACGCGCACCGTTGCCGCTTCGCGCAACGCCATCCATTCCATCCTCACGGGGGCCGACGATCGACTGGTGGTCATCGTCGGCCCTTGTTCCATCCACGACCCGGTCGCCGCCGTGGACTACGCCAGCCGTCTGGCGGCGCTGCGCGAGGCCCTGGCCGACCGGCTCGAGATCGTCATGCGCGTCTATTTTGAGAAGCCGCGCACCACGGTCGGCTGGAAGGGCCTCATCAACGATCCCGATCTCGACGGCAGCTTCAACATCGACAAGGGCTTGCGCATGGCGCGCAATGTGCTGTCGGCCGTCAACAATCTCGGCCTTCCGGCGGCGACCGAATTCCTCGACATGACGACGCCGCAATATATCGCCGACCTCGTCGCCTGGGGCGCCATCGGCGCGCGCACCACCGAAAGCCAGATCCACCGCGAGCTGGCGTCCGGCCTGTCCTGTCCGGTCGGCTTCAAGAACGGCACCGACGGCAACCTCAGGATCGCCGGTGAGGCGGTGAAGTCGGCCGCCCAGCCGCATCATTTCATGGCGGTGACCAAGGGCGGCCGCAGCGCGATCGCCGCGACCACCGGCAATGAGGATTGCCATGTCATCCTGCGCGGCGGCATTCAGCCGAACTACGATGCCGCGAGCGTCGACGCGGCCGCCGCCGAGCTTGGCCGCATCGGTGTGGCGCCGCGGCTGATGATCGATGTCAGCCACGCCAACAGCGCCAAGAAGCCGGAGAACCAGCCGAAAGTAGCGCATGATGTGGCGGGCCAGGTCGCGGCGGGCGACGAGCGCATCATCGGCGTCATGATCGAGAGCAATCTCGTCGCCGGCCGCCAGGACGTCGTGCCCGGCAAGCCGCTCGTGTACGGCCAGAGCATCACCGACGGCTGCATCGACTGGGCGACCACCGAGACGGTCCTGCACGGCCTGGCCGGCGCCGTCGAGTGGCGCCGGTCGGTGAAGCGCGAGCTGCTCGCCAGCCGTCAGGGCGCGGCGTGA